Genomic DNA from Nocardioides aquaticus:
GAGACCACCACGTCGGCGGTGAAGGTGCGCCCGGCGCGGGTGCGCACGGTCCAGGTCCCCGTCTCCTCGTCGAGCACCACCTGCACGACGTCCTGGCCGGTCACGACCAGGTCCAGCAGGCCCTCGCGGGTCGCGGCGTCGCGCAGGTAGGCCAGGATCTCCGGCTGCTTGGAGTAGCGCCGGCCCCAGCCGGGGTTGGGCGCCCACGACCACGAGTAGAGCGGGGAGGGCACGTCGCAGGCCGCGTCGGGGTAGGTGTTGTCCCGCCAGACCCCGCCCACCGTCTCCGCGCGCTCGAGCACCACGACGTCCTCGACGCCGGCCTCCCGCAGCGCCCGCGCCGCTCCCAGACCTCCGAACCCTGCCCCCACGATGACTGTGCGCACGGGCTGCAGTCTGACGTGGCCGTCGCGCCGCGTCCATCGGGGTCGCACCCGACGGGGGTGACACACCTTCACCCCTCGTTCACCCGACGGACAGGTCCTGCCCCCCGGCCCGAGGGGGGCGCAGACCTACCTTTCCGACGTCAGCCCACCTGCACCCGCTCGGGAATCCGGGCAGAGGAGATCAGATGACCCCCGCCCAGCCCACCCCACGCACCCTCCTGCCGCTGACCCCGGTGGGCGGCGCGGCCAGGCGGCACGGCTCGCGCAGCTTCGCCACGTGTCACTACCGCTGCGGCAGCGCCTGCGACATGCCGGTGCCGAACACCACCGGGAACGGCCACGTCCAGGACGAGATCGCCAAGGTGGTCGGGCGCCGCCGCGTGCTCCAGGGCGCCGCCCTGGTGGGCGCCGCCGGCGCCTTCGGCGGCCTGGTGGCGAGCCCGGTCGCCGCGGCCGAGGGGGGCGGTGCCGCCGCCGCCCGCGCGGCCGCCGCGGCACGCACCACCCAGGACCTCGGCACCACGCCGTTCCGCCCCGTCGCGCCCAACACGGTCGACGCGGTGCGCACTGCGCCGGGCTTCACCCACGACGTGGTCATCCGCTGGGGTGACGCCGTGCTGCGCGGGGCGCCCAAGTTCGACGCCCGCAACCAGAGCCCCGCGGCCGCCGAGCGGCAGTTCGGCTACAACTGCGACTACGTCGGCCTGATCCCGACCACCGGTGACAAGGCGCTGCTCGTGGTCAACCACGAGTACACCAACGAGGAGCTGATGTTCCCCGCCGACACCTACACCGACGACGAGATCAAGCTGATCTCGATGCGCAACCACGGCATGTCGGTGGTCACGGTCAAGCGGGGACTGGTCCCCGGCTCCTGGCGCCAGGTGAAGAACCTGAGGCGCGCCCCGCAGAACCGCCGGATCCACATCGAGACCGCGTTCGCCCTCACCGGTCCCGCCGCCGGCGACGACCGGCTCAAGACCTCCGCCGACCCGTCCGGGCGACGGGTGTTCGGCACCTTGAACAACTGCGCCGGCAGCACCACGCCGTGGGGCACGGTGCTCTCGGGCGAGGAGAACTTCAACCAGTACTTCGACGGGGTCCCGGACCCCTCCCTGGCCACGGAGTACGCCCGCTACGGCATCGCCGGCGGCGAGGGCCGCGGCTGGAGCGGGGTCGACCCTCGCTTCGGCCTGGGCAACGAGCCCAACGAGCCGCACCGCTTCGGCTGGGTCGTCGAGGTCGACCCGACCGACCCGACCTCCACCCCGATGAAGCACACGATGCTGGGCCGCTTCAAGCACGAGGGCGCCGACGTCGTGATCGCCAGGAGCGGCCAGGCGGTGGCCTACATGGGCGACGACGAGCGCGGCGACTACCTCTACAAGTTCGTCTCCTCCGGGACCTTCACCCCGGGTACGGGGCGGCGGGCCAAGCGGGCCAACATGCGGCTGCTCACCGAGGGCACCCTCTACGTGGCCCGCCTGACCGGGGACGGGACCGGAGACGGCGAGTACGACGGCACCGGCGCCTGGATCCCGCTCTGCACCGACACCGAGTCCTTCGTCGAGGGGATGACCGTCGCCGAGGTGCTCGTGTTCACCCGCCTGGCGGCCGACGCGGTCGGCCCGACCCGGATGGACCGCCCCGAGGACGTCGAGCACAACCCGGTCAACGGCAAGGTGTACGCGGCGCTGACCAACAACACCCAGCGCGGCACCCGGTTCCCGGTCGACGAGGCGAACCCGGTCTCGGGCAACCGCAACGGCTACGTGCTCGAGCTGACCCCGGCCCGCGGCAACCATGCGGTGGCCAGGTTCACCTGGAACCTGCTGCTCGTCTGCGGTGACCCGGCCTCGGCCGAGACCTACTTCGGCGGGTTCCCGAAGGACGACGTCAGCCCGATCAGCTGCCCCGACAACGTCACCTTCGACGACCGCGGCAACCTGTGGGTCTCCACCGACGGCAACGCGCTGGGCTCCAACGACGGCATCTTCCGGGTGCCGGTCGAGGGGCCCGAGCGTGGCAAGGTGCAGCAGTTCCTGACGGTCCCGCGCGGGTCCGAGGCGTGCGGGCCCCTCATCGCCGACGGCAACCGGTCGCTGTTCTTCGCCGTCCAGCACCCCGGTGAGGACGACGGCTCGACCTTCGAGACGCCGTTCAGCACCTGGCCGCACACGAACGACTTCCCGCGGCCCTCGGTCTGCGTGGCCTTCCAGGCCCGCTGACCCGGGCTCGCTGGCAGGTCGTCGGCGGCGGGACGATCAGGCGATGGTCATCCCGCCGTCGACGGCGAGCGTCTGCCCGGTGACGTAGCCGCCGGCGGCCGAGGCCAGGAACACCACGGCCGCGGCGAGCTCGGCCGGGTCGCCCTTGCGACCGGCCGGGATCCGCTCCTGCTGCTTGTCCAGGTAGCCGTCGGGGTACTGGTCGGTCATCTCGGAGGTGAAGAACCCCGGTGCGACCGCGTTGACCCGGATCCCCTTGCGCCCGGTCCACTGCTGGGCGAGGTCGCGCGTCAGCCCGATCAGGCCCGCCTTCGAGGCGGCGTACGCGGCCTGGGGGAGCGCCGCGGTCGTCAGGCCGAGCACCGAGGAGATGTTGACGATGCTCGAACCGGGCTGCATCACCCGGGCGCAGGACTGCGCCATCCAGTAGCAGCCGTTGAGGTTGACGTCGATCACGCCACGGAACTGCTCGGGGGTCTCACGGGTGGCCGGCACCGCGGTGCCGATGCCGGCGTTGTTGACCAGGACGTCGACCCGGCCGAGCTGGTCCATCGCCGCGTCCACCATGGCCTGGCAGGACTCCGGGTCCGAGACGTCGGTGGTCACCGTGACCGCTCGTCGCCCGGTCGCCTCGACCAGCGCGGCGGTGTCCTTCAGCCGGTCGGTGCGCCGGGCGCCGAGCACGACGTCGGCGCCGGCCTCGGCCAGCGCCTGCGCGAAGGCCACACCGAGCCCGCTCGAGGCGCCGGTCACCAGCGCCACCTTCCCGTCGAGGCGGAAGAGGTCGGTCACGGTCCGGTGGGCCTGCTGGGTGTCCTCGGTCTGGGTCATGCCCCGGATCGTAGGGGAGGGGCGTCCCCGCGGGGGTGGACCACGAACGCGGTCACCGGGTGCGCCACCCGCAGCCCCGGGCCGGGCTCGGCGGAGCGCCGCAGACGCTCCACGACCGCGGCGCGCGCCGCGTCGTCCAGGACCGTCTGGACCGTGAAGTCGAGCAGGGCTGGGTCGTCCCCGTCCCCGCCGTCGAGGTCGACCGTCGAGGCGAGGTCGTCGGCTGCCACCTCGACCGGCAACCGTGCGAGCGAGGCCGCGACCGCGTCGCTCCAGGGCTGCGGGCCGCCGGCCGCGGGCGGCGCGAGGTCGGCGACCAGCTCGTTGAGGGCCCCCAGCGGGGCGTGGAGCACCAGCAGCTCACCGCCCGGGGCGAGCAGGTCGAGCGCCCGCCCGAGCGCCGCGTCGAGGTCGGGCACGTAGTAGAGCGAGTGCACGAAGACCACCACGTCGAACCGCTCGTCCGGCCCGGTGAGGAGGCTGTCGAAGGTGCCCACGTGCCCGCGCACGGCCAGCTGCTCCTGGCCGAGACCCTCCAGGCCGGCCACGAAGGCGGCCACCCCGGGGGAGTGCGGGTCCACGCCGGTCCAGGAACGGGCGGCCCCGGGGGCGGCCTCGGCGCAGGCGCGCGCGGCCAGCGCCCGGTCGACGGTGCCGTCGCCGCAGCCGACCGAGAGCACGGACAGGTGCGCGTCGCCGGCCCGTCGCGACAACCGGTCGCCGAGCCAGGACACGATCCTCGTCCGCTGGTCGGAGCGGGCCTCGAAGAGGGCGTGCCCCCGGGCGTAGCTGTCCGGGTCGGGCGTCACGCGTGTCTCCTCGGGCTGTGCTGCCTGGCAGGTGGCCGCGTCGTCGTAGGCTGCACACGCAACCACGGTCGTCCTGCCCGGAGCACACCCGCCCCGTCCGTGGTCCGCCCCACGGGTTCCCAGCCCGCCCGGAACGACCCGACCAAGGAGCACCCGGTGACGTCGTCGCAGGACACCGCAGACCGCAGCCTGGCCCACTGGAGCGAGGCCGGCCGCGCCGAGATGGAGGCCTTCTACGTGCTGGCCACCGCCGACTACCGACGCCTCGCCGAGGCGGCCGACTGGCCCTCGCTGCTGGCCGGACGGCGCAGCATCCTCGACGTGGCGTGCGGGAGCGGGAAGTTCCCGGTCGCGCTGACGACCTACGCCGGCCTGCCCGCCGAGCCCCCGATCGCCTACGACCTGCTGGACCCGTCGGCCTTCTCGGTCGACGAGGCCCGCGCGCGCCTCGAGCCGCCGTTCGCGGCCGCCGCCGAGCACGTGGTCACGCTGCAGGACCTGCCCGAGGGGCTCACCTACGACGTCGTGTGGGCCACCCACGCGCTGTACGCCGTGCCCCCCGCCGAGCTCGGCCTGGCCGCCGAGCGGTTCGTCGGCGCGATCGCGCCGGGCGGCCTCGGGTTCGTCGCCCAGGCCACCTCCGCGGGGCACTACGTGGCCTTCTACGAGGCCTACCGCGCCGGGGTGCCCGGTGGGGCGGACCTCGCGCCGTACACGAGCGCCGAGCAGGTCCGCGACGCGCTCGTGGGCGCCGGCGCGGACGTGCGTGAGGAGCGGATCCGCTACACCAGCGGCACCGCCGACCGCGCGGTCGCCGAGGGCTTCCTCCAGCGCTGCCTCTTCGACGACACCCTGTCCCTGGAGGAGATGGAGGCCGCGCCGGTGCTGGGCGACCACCTCGCCGCCTGCCGGGGCACCGACGGCACCTACACCTTCGAGCACGAGGCGGCACTGCTGTGGCTGTGAACGACCGGGTCAACGACAAGCTCCCCGAGGCCAACCGCGCCGGCGGCATCGACGCCGCCTGGGACGGCGACGACCAGCAGTGGTGGGACTGGTACGTCACGCTGGCGGCCAACCCGGAGGCGGCCGGCCCGCTGGTCGACGGTCCCGGTCTGCCCGACGTGGCGCCGGCCTCGGACGCCGAGGTCGAGGCGCTGCTCGCCACGCCGTACGACGTCGCGCCCGCGGCCGTCCAGGCGTTCCGGGGCGACGCGTTCGTCAAGCTGCCCGGCGTGCTGCCGCCGGCCGTCGTACGCCGGCTGGCCGATCGGCTCCAGGAGCTGCTGGCCGCGGAGCACGGCACCGACACCGCCGGCCGGTTCCTGGCCCTGGAGCAGATGTGGCTGCACGACGACCTGATGCGCCTGGTCGCGCTGTCGCCGCGGATCGGCGGGATCGCCGCCACCCTGCTCGGCGAGGACGGCGTGCGGATCTACCACGACAACGCGCTGTCGAAGGAGCCCGGCTGCGGTCGCACGCCGTGGCACCACGACGACGAGCACTTCCCGCTCGACTCGCTCCAGGTCGTCACCGCCTGGATGCCGGTCTCGGCGATCCCGGCGCCGATGGGCCCGCTGTCCTTCGCCCACGGCACGGAGCTGCGCGAGGTGCTCGACGGGCTGGAGTTCGACAAGGTCGGCACGACCTACGACGTCGCCGTCTCGCAGCGCTTCGGCAGCTCCGGGGTCCAGGTCACCGAGACCCCGTACGCCGTGGGGGAGGTCAGCTTCCACTCCTCGCTGTGCTTCCACACCGCCGGCCCGAACCGGACCACGCAGCCGCGCCGGGCGCTCGCCACGACGTACTTCGCCGACGGCGCCCGCGTGGTCGACGCCCCCACCATGATCAGCGGCACCTGGCAGGAGTTCCTGCCCGA
This window encodes:
- a CDS encoding class I SAM-dependent methyltransferase, which gives rise to MTPDPDSYARGHALFEARSDQRTRIVSWLGDRLSRRAGDAHLSVLSVGCGDGTVDRALAARACAEAAPGAARSWTGVDPHSPGVAAFVAGLEGLGQEQLAVRGHVGTFDSLLTGPDERFDVVVFVHSLYYVPDLDAALGRALDLLAPGGELLVLHAPLGALNELVADLAPPAAGGPQPWSDAVAASLARLPVEVAADDLASTVDLDGGDGDDPALLDFTVQTVLDDAARAAVVERLRRSAEPGPGLRVAHPVTAFVVHPRGDAPPLRSGA
- a CDS encoding phytanoyl-CoA dioxygenase family protein, whose protein sequence is MAVNDRVNDKLPEANRAGGIDAAWDGDDQQWWDWYVTLAANPEAAGPLVDGPGLPDVAPASDAEVEALLATPYDVAPAAVQAFRGDAFVKLPGVLPPAVVRRLADRLQELLAAEHGTDTAGRFLALEQMWLHDDLMRLVALSPRIGGIAATLLGEDGVRIYHDNALSKEPGCGRTPWHHDDEHFPLDSLQVVTAWMPVSAIPAPMGPLSFAHGTELREVLDGLEFDKVGTTYDVAVSQRFGSSGVQVTETPYAVGEVSFHSSLCFHTAGPNRTTQPRRALATTYFADGARVVDAPTMISGTWQEFLPDTEPGAVARSRLNPVVGHG
- a CDS encoding class I SAM-dependent methyltransferase — its product is MTSSQDTADRSLAHWSEAGRAEMEAFYVLATADYRRLAEAADWPSLLAGRRSILDVACGSGKFPVALTTYAGLPAEPPIAYDLLDPSAFSVDEARARLEPPFAAAAEHVVTLQDLPEGLTYDVVWATHALYAVPPAELGLAAERFVGAIAPGGLGFVAQATSAGHYVAFYEAYRAGVPGGADLAPYTSAEQVRDALVGAGADVREERIRYTSGTADRAVAEGFLQRCLFDDTLSLEEMEAAPVLGDHLAACRGTDGTYTFEHEAALLWL
- a CDS encoding PhoX family protein, which produces MTPAQPTPRTLLPLTPVGGAARRHGSRSFATCHYRCGSACDMPVPNTTGNGHVQDEIAKVVGRRRVLQGAALVGAAGAFGGLVASPVAAAEGGGAAAARAAAAARTTQDLGTTPFRPVAPNTVDAVRTAPGFTHDVVIRWGDAVLRGAPKFDARNQSPAAAERQFGYNCDYVGLIPTTGDKALLVVNHEYTNEELMFPADTYTDDEIKLISMRNHGMSVVTVKRGLVPGSWRQVKNLRRAPQNRRIHIETAFALTGPAAGDDRLKTSADPSGRRVFGTLNNCAGSTTPWGTVLSGEENFNQYFDGVPDPSLATEYARYGIAGGEGRGWSGVDPRFGLGNEPNEPHRFGWVVEVDPTDPTSTPMKHTMLGRFKHEGADVVIARSGQAVAYMGDDERGDYLYKFVSSGTFTPGTGRRAKRANMRLLTEGTLYVARLTGDGTGDGEYDGTGAWIPLCTDTESFVEGMTVAEVLVFTRLAADAVGPTRMDRPEDVEHNPVNGKVYAALTNNTQRGTRFPVDEANPVSGNRNGYVLELTPARGNHAVARFTWNLLLVCGDPASAETYFGGFPKDDVSPISCPDNVTFDDRGNLWVSTDGNALGSNDGIFRVPVEGPERGKVQQFLTVPRGSEACGPLIADGNRSLFFAVQHPGEDDGSTFETPFSTWPHTNDFPRPSVCVAFQAR
- a CDS encoding SDR family NAD(P)-dependent oxidoreductase; translation: MTQTEDTQQAHRTVTDLFRLDGKVALVTGASSGLGVAFAQALAEAGADVVLGARRTDRLKDTAALVEATGRRAVTVTTDVSDPESCQAMVDAAMDQLGRVDVLVNNAGIGTAVPATRETPEQFRGVIDVNLNGCYWMAQSCARVMQPGSSIVNISSVLGLTTAALPQAAYAASKAGLIGLTRDLAQQWTGRKGIRVNAVAPGFFTSEMTDQYPDGYLDKQQERIPAGRKGDPAELAAAVVFLASAAGGYVTGQTLAVDGGMTIA